From Glycine max cultivar Williams 82 chromosome 11, Glycine_max_v4.0, whole genome shotgun sequence, the proteins below share one genomic window:
- the LOC106795075 gene encoding uncharacterized protein, with product MDRSWITAPRISEAYQHGVEEFLSFAEIHSATTDGNFFCPCVKCVNGRRHSLDDIRSHLICDGFSPTYTKWIWHGELVGHTATCPPHPVDLQSGDLMEDMIRDLGQEGFRECHADIYDALQTDAHTPLYVGCKSFTRLSAVLALVNLKARFGWSDKSFTELVLLLKNMFPEHNSLPKSHYEAKKILCPVGLEYQRIHACPNDCLLYRNEFLDMRFCPTCGLSRYKANDGEGTEGSTTASRRPAKVCWYLPIIPRLKRLFASVQDSKYLRWHIDERRMDGMIRHPADCTQWKTFDSLYPSFAQEPRNLRLALASDGMNPFGNLTTNHSSWPVLLMIYNFPPWLSMKRKYMLLSMMIAGPKQPGNDIDVYLAPLIEDLTKLWVDGVEVYDANAKQSFNLRAMLFCTINDFPAYGNLSGYSVKGHHACPICEKNTCYIQLTHGKKTVYTRHRRFLSRNHPYRRLKKAFNGDNEVEIVPEPLSAHDVYQRVRDIETTFGKTQKKDMSAKNIWKKRSIFFDLPYWCNLDVRHCLDVMHVEKNVCDSLIGTLLNIKGKTKDGVKSRQDLVELGIREQLHPVLRGARTYLPPACYTMSTAEKKSFCQCLANVKVPQGYSSNMKRLVSIKELKLIGLKSHDCHVLMQQLLPVAIRGILPEKVRNTITRLCFFFNAICSKVIDPSQLDILENEAAIIVCELEMYFPPSFFDIMIHLIVHLVREVRLCGPVYLRWMYPVERFMKVLKGYTKNQYRPEASIVERYVAEEAIEFSSNYITNAQPVGVPQNRHQPSSQGRGTRGFDVVTMNLQRLSQAHLYVLNNTAEVMSYLHSHKNQLSAKNPRMNKMRLLQEHNRTFVNWFRQCIFSDATASETLRLLALGPNLNVPTWQGYDINGYAFYTKSQDERSTMQNSGVSVEGEAAHFSSVSDNNPINASMPYYGVIEDIWELDYGQFRVPVFSCRWVHANTGVRKDKMGFTLVDLKKGGYNDEPFIMAVQARQVFYVEDPSDPTWSVVIQGRKFDMIDYSHYPPFDVTDMPPVNDQIPVIEATEEDDVEHAMRHDHHEGLWENNDT from the coding sequence ATGGACCGATCTTGGATTACAGCACCTCGCATAAGCGAAGCTTATCAACATGGAGTTGAAGAGTTTTTGTCATTTGCCGAAATACATTCAGCAACCACAGATGGCAACTTTTTCTGCCCTTGTGTTAAATGTGTCAACGGGAGGCGTCATTCGTTGGATGACATTAGATCGCATCTGATATGTGATGGCTTTAGCCCGACGTACACaaagtggatatggcatggtgagttGGTTGGTCATACAGCAACATGTCCACCTCATCCGGTTGATCTACAAAGCGGAGATCTCATGGAAGACATGATACGTGATCTTGGGCAAGAGGGCTTTCGGGAATGTCATGCAGATATTTACGATGCTCTTCAAACAGATGCGCATACGCCATTGTATGTTGGATGCAAAAGCTTTACTAGGTTATCAGCTGTGCTAGCTTTGGTTAACCTAAAGGCTCGATtcgggtggagtgacaaaagcttcacaGAGTTGGTtttgttattgaaaaatatgtttcctGAACATAACAGCTTACCGAAGAGTCACTACGAGGCGAAAAAGATATTATGTCCCGTAGGCTTGGAGTACCAAAGAATCCATGCATGTCCGAATGATTGCCTTCTCTACAGAAATGAGTTTCTGGATATGCGATTCTGCCCCACTTGCGGACTTTCACGGTACAAGGCCAACGATGGGGAAGGTACTGAAGGTTCAACCACCGCTAGTCGTCGTCCAGCAAAGGTTTGTTGGTATTTGCCAATAATACCTAGGTTGAAGCGGTTGTTTGCGAGTGTACAAGATTCTAAATACTTAAGGTGGCATATAGATGAAAGAAGAATGGATGGTATGATCAGGCACCCCGCTGATTGTACACAATGGAAGACATTTGACTCCTTGTATCCATCTTTTGCACAAGAGCCTAGAAACCTAAGGCTTGCGCTTGCCTCAGATGGAATGAATCCCTTTGGTAACTTGACCACCAATCATAGTTCGTGGCCGGTATTATTAATGATTTACAACTTTCCTCCATGGTTGTCCATGAAGCGCAAATATATGTTGCTCTCTATGATGATAGCTGGTCCAAAACAACCCGGAAATGATATTGACGTGTACTTGGCTCCTTTGATAGAAGACTTGACCAAACTGTGGGTTGATGGGGTTGAAGTGTATGATGCAAATGCTAAACAGTCATTCAACTTGCGTGCAATGCTCTTCTGTACGATTAACGATTTTCCCGCTTATGGTAATTTGAGCGGATACAGTGTCAAAGGACACCATGCATGTcctatttgtgaaaaaaatacttgttaCATCCAACTAACCCATGGGAAGAAGACAGTGTATACAAGGCACAGAAGATTTTTAAGCCGAAATCACCCATATCGGCGTTTGAAGAAGGCGTTTAATGGAGATAATGAGGTTGAAATAGTGCCTGAACCATTATCTGCTCATGATGTTTACCAAAGGGTCAGAGACATAGAAACTACCTTTGGTAAGACACAAAAAAAGGACATGTCTGCGAAGAACATTTGGAAAAAAAGGTCAATATTCTTCGATCTCCCATATTGGTGCAATCTGGATGTTCGGCATTGTTTGGacgttatgcatgtggagaagaATGTGTGTGATAGTTTGATTGGCACCCTCCTTAACATTAAGGGGAAGACAAAGGATGGTGTAAAATCTCGACAGGATCTGGTTGAGTTGGGTATACGGGAGCAACTACATCCAGTTTTACGAGGTGCTAGGACATATTTGCCCCCAGCATGTTACACAATGTCCACAGctgagaaaaaaagtttttgtcaATGTCTAGCAAATGTCAAAGTTCctcaaggatactcttcaaatatgaAGAGGCTTGTGTCAATTAAGGAATTGAAATTGATTGGCCTGAAATCCCATGATTGCCACGTACTAATGCAACAACTTTTACCAGTGGCCATTCGTGGAATCTTGCCTGAAAAAGTTCGTAATACCATCACTcgcttgtgttttttctttaatgctaTATGCAGCAAGGTTATTGACCCATCGCAGTTGGATATTTTGGAGAATGAAGCTGCCATTATTGTCTGTGAATTGGAGATGTATTTCCCCCCCTCATTCTTTGACATAATGATCcatttaattgttcatctggttCGTGAGGTTAGGTTGTGTGGCCCGGTTTATTTACGATGGATGTATCCGGTTGAAAGGTTCATGAAGGTGCTGAAAGGATACACAAAGAACCAATATCGTCCAGAAGCAAGCATAGTTGAAAGATATGTTGCTGAAGAAGCAATAGAGTTTTCATCAAATTATATAACTAACGCACAACCAGTCGGTGTTCCTCAAAATCGGCATCAACCCTCGAGTCAAGGTAGGGGAACTCGAGGATTTGATGTTGTCACCATGAATTTGCAAAGGCTGTCCCAAGCGCATTTATATGTGTTAAACAACACAGCAGAGGTGATGTCGTACTTACATTCTCACAAAAACCAATTGTCAGCTAAAAACCCAAGAATGAACAAGATGAGGTTGTTGCAGGAACATAATAGAACTTTTGTCAACTGGTTCAGGCAGTGCATTTTTTCCGATGCCACAGCTTCCGAAACCCTCCGACTATTAGCCCTTGGCCCAAATCTGAATGTGCCCACCTGGCAGGGATATGATATCAATGGCTATGCTTTCTACACAAAGTCACAAGATGAAAGAAGTACCATGCAGAACAGCGGGGTTAGTGTTGAGGGTGAGGCAGCTCACTTTAGTAGTGTTTCTGATAACAATCCCATTAACGCGTCAATGCCGTACTACGGAGTCATTGAAGATATATGGGAGCTGGATTACGGTCAATTTAGAGTTCCTGTGTTTAGTTGTCGATGGGTTCATGCGAATACAGGGGTCCGCAAAGACAAAATGGGCTTTACCTTAGTTGACCTAAAAAAAGGTGGTTACAATGATGAGCCATTTATAATGGCAGTGCAGGCCAGGCAAGTTTTTTATGTTGAAGATCCGTCTGACCCTACTTGGTCCGTGGTTATACAAGGCAGAAAATTTGATATGATCGACTATAGTCATTATCCACCCTTTGATGTGACTGATATGCCACCTGTCAATGACCAAATACCTGTGATTGAGGCCACCGAGGAAGATGATGTTGAACATGCAATGAGACATGACCATCATGAAGGGCTATGGGAAAATAACGACACCTAA
- the LOC100780960 gene encoding 22.7 kDa class IV heat shock protein, whose protein sequence is MAISQHTPYCVCPLCLVPLILLVFAGFPSKAKGSLLPFTNHPNTLLADLWSNHFPDPFRVLEQIPFGVDKDETFTALSSHARVDWKETPEGHVIMLDVPGLKRDEIKIEVEGNRVLRVSGERKREEEKEGDHWHRVERSYGKFWRHFKVPDNVDSQGQL, encoded by the coding sequence ATGGCCATATCACAGCACACACCTTACTGTGTGTGCCCCCTTTGTCTAGTACCACTGATCTTGCTTGTTTTTGCTGGTTTTCCATCCAAAGCAAAAGGCTCTCTGCTACCATTCACAAATCATCCAAATACCCTCTTGGCTGATCTATGGTCTAATCATTTCCCTGATCCATTTCGCGTGTTAGAGCAAATCCCATTTGGGGTTGACAAAGATGAAACATTCACAGCTCTATCATCACATGCAAGAGTGGATTGGAAGGAGACACCAGAAGGGCATGTCATAATGCTAGATGTGCCAGGGTTGAAGAGAGATGAGATCAAGATAGAAGTGGAAGGGAATAGAGTGCTGAGAGTGAGtggagaaaggaagagggaAGAGGAGAAGGAAGGGGATCACTGGCATAGAGTGGAGAGATCCTATGGCAAATTCTGGAGGCATTTCAAGGTGCCAGACAATGTGGACTCTCAAGGTCAATTATAA